Proteins from one Nicotiana tabacum cultivar K326 chromosome 23, ASM71507v2, whole genome shotgun sequence genomic window:
- the LOC107767655 gene encoding protein NLP5 — translation MSMDERLVVTNTFLTTQFDSFMDLDYMDELLLEGCFLETIDDREFAHHRPSISNMPFDSSFVWPTLLDTNDVEFSGSPSKDGQQERQRLSFSKNLSVSQFQELNSVKVQSFGENSINAMCSSGQSDCLFDAPELSRRWWIGPNDSSSVMDRLIQALGYIKNCSKDKDILIQIWVPIYRDGKRVLSTNDQPFSLDLNCPRLAHYRQASLNYQFPANDDSKEMVGLPGRVFLDKVPEWTPDVQFFQMEEYPRVGHAQQYNVRGTLAVPVFEQGSRNCLSVIEVVRTTQKIKYSSELESVCKALEAVDLRSSEVSSTLTAKACDLTYQAALSEILEVLKSACKTHGLPLAQTWVPCIQHGKGGSRHSNENLIHCVSTEDSACYVADPRVQGFHEACSEHHLLKGQGVVGSAFMTNQPCFTADLTSYSKAEYPLSHYARMFGLHAAVAIRLRSMSTGSSDFVLEFFLPPNCRNPEEHKRMLTSLSIIIQNVCQTFRVVSDKELQDETVSLGEVTSVAASEYSEEVREQERKGSIVSSQERTSWTSSHEEVQETSSVVSAFQDELLTEEPVALRNQTNSGSATAFAFSRNYRTAGEGISHNWRKARDRRRLKAEKNITLQILQQYFAGSLKDAAKSIGVCPTTLKRICRQHGIQRWPSRKIKKVGLSLERIQRVINSVQGVSGTLQIESFYSDFPEFASSNISRSSPFADPTPTNHPEDLNRQPESGGNNAATSKSVSSSCSQGSSSSQRSIGTQPHPYPSNVAGHEDPVAEEASDNHALKRVNSDAELHLSSEALNPQPRSQSHASLTESPKSVSLSPMKKSLERSQEGAPRIKVIHGEEKIRFRIQKNWGYKELMREIARRFGVDDPSGFHLKYLDDDSDWVLLTCEADLEECIDVCWSSQNKMIRLLFLCDSQPHLGSSFGSSSSL, via the exons ATGTCAATGGATGAAAGACTTGTTGTTACCAATACTTTCTTGACGACTCAATTTGATTCCTTCATGGATTTGGATTACATGGACGAACTGTTGTTAGAAGGGTGTTTTTTGGAGACTATTGATGATCGTGAATTTGCGCATCATAGACCATCCATTTCCAATATGCCGTTTGACTCTTCATTCGTGTGGCCTACTTTATTAGATACCAATGATGTCGAATTTAGTGGAAGCCCATCGAAAGATGGCCAACAAGAAAGGCAAAGGTTATCTTTCTCCAAGAATTTATCTGTAAGCCAATTCCAAGAGCTAAATTCAGTTAAAGTTCAGTCTTTTGGTGAGAATTCGATTAATGCCATGTGCAGTTCAGGTCAGTCTGACTGTTTATTTGACGCTCCTGAACTGAGTAGGAGGTGGTGGATTGGACCCAATGATTCATCATCTGTAATGGACAGATTGATTCAAGCACTTGGATACATAAAGAATTGCTCCAAAGACAAGGATATCCTTATTCAAATATGGGTACCCATATACAGGGATGGCAAACGCGTACTCTCTACAAATGATCAACCTTTCTCGCTAGACCTTAATTGCCCTAGGCTTGCCCACTACAGACAAGCGTCTTTAAACTATCAATTTCCTGCAAACGATGATTCTAAAGAGATGGTTGGATTACCGGGCAGAGTTTTTCTGGATAAAGTTCCTGAGTGGACTCCTGATGTTCAGTTCTTCCAAATGGAAGAGTATCCGCGTGTTGGACATGCACAGCAGTATAACGTACGAGGCACCCTTGCTGTTCCTGTGTTTGAACAAGGCAGTCGTAACTGCTTGAGTGTTATTGAAGTTGTCAGGACCACACAAAAGATCAAATATAGCTCTGAGCTTGAAAGTGTCTGCAAAGCTCTTGAG GCTGTTGATCTTCGGAGTTCTGAAGTATCAAGCACTCTGACAGCGAAG GCATGTGATTTGACCTACCAAGCGGCGTTATCTGAAATTCTAGAGGTTCTAAAATCTGCATGCAAGACACATGGATTGCCATTAGCTCAGACTTGGGTACCTTGCATTCAACATGGAAAAGGGGGTAGCCGCCACTCTAATGAAAACCTCATTCATTGTGTTTCCACAGAGGATTCTGCTTGCTATGTAGCTGATCCTCGAGTTCAGGGTTTTCATGAAGCCTGCTCTGAGCACCATTTGCTGAAAGGCCAGGGTGTTGTTGGGAGTGCATTTATGACGAACCAACCGTGTTTTACAGCTGATCTAACTTCCTATAGCAAGGCAGAATATCCACTTTCTCATTATGCAAGAATGTTTgggttgcatgctgctgtagctATACGTCTGCGGAGTATGTCAACTGGCTCATCCGACTTTGTATTGGAGTTCTTTTTACCGCCAAATTGCAGAAATCCTGAAGAACATAAAAGAATGCTCACTTCATTGTCCATTATCATACAAAACGTTTGTCAGACATTCCGGGTTGTGTCAGACAAAGAATTACAGGACGAAACTGTCTCATTAGGTGAAGTGACAAGCGTTGCAGCTAGTGAATACAGTGAAGAAGTGAGAGAACAAGAACGCAAAGGGTCCATTGTATCTTCGCAAGAAAGGACGTCGTGGACCTCTAGTCATGAAGAGGTCCAGGAGACTTCGAGTGTTGTTTCAGCATTCCAAGATGAACTGCTGACTGAAGAACCTGTAGCGCTTAGGAACCAAACGAATTCTGGTTCAGCGACCGCTTTTGCCTTTAGCAGAAACTATCGTACTGCTGGAGAGGGCATCTCTCATAATTGGCGTAAAGCAAGAGACAGAAGACGTTTGAAGGCAGAGAAAAATATTACATTGCAAATTCTTCAGCAGTACTTTGCCGGTAGCCTGAAGGATGCTGCAAAAAGCATTGGTG TTTGTCCTACCACTCTGAAGAGGATATGCAGGCAACATGGAATTCAGCGATGGCCTTCTCGGAAGATAAAGAAGGTCGGTCTCTCCTTAGAAAGGATCCAACGTGTTATCAACTCAGTCCAAGGTGTCTCTGGCACTTTACAAATTGAATCCTTCTATTCAGACTTCCCAGAATTTGCATCTTCAAATATATCAAGATCAAGTCCCTTTGCAGACCCAACACCGACTAATCACCCGGAGGACTTGAACAGGCAACCAGAAAGTGGTGGTAACAATGCTGCTACATCTAAGTCAGTCTCCTCGTCCTGTAGTCAAGGTTCCAGTTCAAGTCAACGTTCAATCGGGACACAGCCACATCCTTACCCGTCAAATGTTGCAGGTCACGAAGATCCAGTGGCCGAGGAAGCTTCTGATAATCATGCATTAAAAAGGGTTAACAGTGATGCTGAGCTGCATTTATCAAGTGAAGCACTAAATCCACAGCCAAGATCTCAAAGCCATGCGTCTCTTACTGAGAGTCCTAAATCAGTAAGTCTTTCGCCCATGAAAAAGAGTCTGGAGAGATCTCAAGAAGGTGCCCCAAGAATAAAAGTAATACATGGAGAAGAGAAGATTAGATTCCGCATTCAAaagaattggggatataaagaaCTGATGAGAGAAATTGCCAGGCGATTTGGCGTAGATGATCCAAGTGGATTTCACCTTAAATACTTGGATGATGATTCTGACTGGGTATTATTGACGTGCGAAGCTGATCTGGAGGAATGCATCGATGTTTGTTGGTCTTCCCAAAACAAAATGATTAGACTCCTTTTTCTTTGTGATTCACAGCCTCATTTAGGAAGCTCTTTTGGTAGCAGCAGTTCCTTGTGA
- the LOC107767654 gene encoding catalase isozyme 3, whose protein sequence is MDPYKNRPSSAFNSPFMTTNSGAPVWNNNSSLTVGTRGPVLLEDYHLVEKLANFDRERIPERVVHARGASAKGFFEVTHDVSHLTCADFLRSPGVQTPVIVRFSTVTNERGSPETLRDPRGFAVKFYTREGNFDLVGNNFPVFFIRDGMKFPDMVHCLKSNPKSNIQESWRSLDFFSHHPESLHMFTFLFDDLGVPQDYRHMDGSGVNTYTLISKAGKAHYVKFHWKPICGVKCLLEEEAIKVGGANHSHATKDLYDSIAAGNYPEWKLFIQTIDPDHEDRFDFDPLDVTKTWPEDILPLQPVGRLVLNKNIDNFFAENEQLAFCPAIIVPGIHYSDDKLLQTRIFSYSDTQRHRLGPNYLQLPVNAPKCAHHNNHHEGVMNFMHRDEEVNYFPSRFDPCRHAEQYPIPPRILTGKRDRCIIEKENNFKQPGERYRSWSPDRQERFICRWINALSDPRVTHEIHTIWISYWSQADKSLGEKIASRLNVRPTM, encoded by the exons ATGGATCCTTATAAG AATCGCCCTTCAAGCGCGTTTAATTCACCTTTCATGACAACAAATTCTGGTGCTCCTGTGTGGAACAATAACTCATCATTGACTGTTGGGACTAGAG GGCCAGTTCTTCTTGAGGACTATCATTTGGTGGAGAAACTTGCCAATTTTGATCGTGAACGTATCCCGGAGCGTGTTGTCCATGCCAGAGGTGCCAGTGCCAAGGGTTTCTTTGAAGTCACTCATGATGTTTCTCATCTAACGTGTGCTGATTTTCTTCGATCTCCTGGGGTTCAGACACCTGTTATTGTGCGATTCTCTACCGTTACCAATGAGCGTGGAAGCCCTGAAACCCTCCGAGACCCCAGAGGGTTTGCTGTAAAATTTTATACCAGAGAG GGCAACTTTGATCTGGTAGGAAACAATTTTCCTGTCTTCTTTATCCGCGATGGAATGAAGTTCCCAGACATGGTCCATTGTCTGAAATCAAATCCTAAGTCCAACATTCAGGAGAGCTGGAGGAGCCTTGATTTCTTCTCTCACCATCCGGAGAGTTTGCATATGTTTACCTTCCTCTTTGATGATTTGGGTGTCCCACAAGATTACAGGCACATGGATGGTTCCGGTGTCAACACTTATACTTTAATCAGTAAAGCTGGGAAAGCACATTATGTGAAGTTCCATTGGAAGCCAATATGCGGGGTCAAGTGCCTTTTAGAGGAAGAAGCTATTAAGGTTGGGGGAGCCAATCATAGCCATGCCACCAAGGATCTATACGATTCAATTGCTGCTGGCAACTATCCTGAATGGAAGCTTTTCATCCAAACTATTGATCCTGATCATGAAGATAGATTTGACTTTGACCCCCTTGATGTAACCAAGACCTGGCCTGAGGACATCTTGCCACTGCAACCAGTTGGTCGCTTGGTGTTGAATAAGAACATCGACAACTTCTTTGCTGAGAATGAGCAGCTTGCATTTTGCCCTGCCATTATTGTCCCTGGTATTCACTATTCAGATGATAAGCTTCTCCAGACTCGGATATTCTCATATTCTGATACTCAGAGACACCGTCTTGGGCCAAACTATCTGCAGCTCCCAGTTAATGCTCCCAAGTGTGCTCATCACAATAATCACCATGAAGGTGTCATGAACTTCATGCATCGTGATGAAGAG GTCAATTATTTCCCCTCAAGGTTTGATCCTTGTCGTCATGCAGAGCAGTACCCGATTCCTCCTCGCATCTTGACAGGGAAGCGTGACAGG TGCATCATTGAGAAAGAGAACAACTTCAAGCAGCCAGGAGAGAGATACAGATCCTGGTCGCCTGACAG GCAAGAGAGATTTATCTGCAGATGGATTAATGCTTTATCTGATCCACGAGTCACTCATGAGATACACACTATTTGGATTTCATATTGGTCACAG GCTGACAAGTCTCTTGGTGAGAAGATAGCTTCTCGTCTTAATGTAAGGCCCACAATGTGA